The Proteus terrae subsp. cibarius genome contains the following window.
GTCGTATTTCAACAGAAGTTGATGCACGTCTTTCTTACGACACACAAGCGTGTATCGAAAAAGCTCGTCATCTAATGAAACTTTATAATGATGCCGGTATCAGTAACGACCGTATTCTTATCAAATTAGCATCTACTTGGCAGGGTATCCGTGCCGCAGAGCAATTAGAAAAAGAAGGTATCAACTGTAACCTGACTTTACTGTTCTCTTTCGCTCAAGCACGTGCATGTGCTGAAGCAGGTGTTTACCTGATTTCTCCATTTGTTGGTCGTATCATGGATTGGTATAAAGCCAATACAGATAAAAAAGAATTTGCTCCTGCTGAAGATCCAGGTGTGATTTCTGTTACTGAAATCTATAACTATTACAAACAACACGGTTATAACACTGTTGTTATGGGAGCAAGCTTCCGTAATATAGGTGAGATTTTAGAATTAGCAGGTTGTGATCGTCTGACTATTGCTCCAGCACTGTTAAAAGAATTATCAGAAGCTGAAGGTGAAGTTGAACATAAATTATCTTACAAAGGTGAAGTGAAAGCGCGTCCAGAAGCTATCACTGAAGCTCAATTCTATTGGGAGCACAACGCTGACCCAATGGCAGTAGATAAATTATCTGATGGTATTCGTAAATTTGCTGTCGATCAGGAAAAATTAGAGAAAATGATTGCGGATTTATTATAATTCGTCGTTAAATTCTTATAAAAATCTTAAATACCCATCTTATACAGGTGGGTATTTTCATTTTTTTTCTCTCAAAATAACATTTAAGTAAATTTTAAGATTAAATTGATTGGAATATATTATTTATCCGGTAATAATTATAAAAATATATTATTAAAATACTCTATTTATTATTGGTGAATTATGAAAAAGATTGTCTTGGCAACGGTACTTGCATCG
Protein-coding sequences here:
- the tal gene encoding transaldolase yields the protein MTNKLTSLRKLTTVVADTGDIAAMKLYQPQDATTNPSLILNAAQIPEYRKLIDEAIEWARSQSDSREQQIVDACDKLAVNIGLEILKLIPGRISTEVDARLSYDTQACIEKARHLMKLYNDAGISNDRILIKLASTWQGIRAAEQLEKEGINCNLTLLFSFAQARACAEAGVYLISPFVGRIMDWYKANTDKKEFAPAEDPGVISVTEIYNYYKQHGYNTVVMGASFRNIGEILELAGCDRLTIAPALLKELSEAEGEVEHKLSYKGEVKARPEAITEAQFYWEHNADPMAVDKLSDGIRKFAVDQEKLEKMIADLL